The genome window GGTTAAAACCGCGGCTAAGAAAAACACGAAGTGTCCCTTCGGACACTGAGATTTCAGTCGGCGAAGGCCGACTTTGTGTATTTGTAGCTGTGACTTTAGTCGCAAGGTCACCATTTTGCCAAACACAGAATTAAGATGCGTTCACCCTGGCACACCTGGTTACCTGCGGCAGTGGGCGATCAGCCGGCCAGTTGATCTCATACTCTACCCCAGGTATCAGGTCGAAGACATCGTCAGAAATGTCTGATTCACCGGCGGTATCAATGCATGCTGCCCACACAAACACAGGTGATGAGAAGACAGCCTTTTCGCCTCTTCTGGTGATCGATATTTCGGGCTTTGCAAAATCAAGGTCCTTAAACCGTGCAATGAACCTGCGGTTTTGAGCAATAGTATGGCCATTCTTGATGAGCAGCGCATATGCTCCTGAGTTTTCGGCTCCAATAGAGCGCAATTCGGCCAGATCAAACTCACCTATTATAGTTGAAGCATTGGGAGCAAGCACAACCTCGACAGACTTGTCCAGCGGCAGACCGCCCTTCAACTCGAACACGCCGTATCGAGCCGTTCCTCGCCACTCGTCCGGGGTGTCATTGACCCCATACACCCTGACTTTATCGCCATCTATAACCGGAATCACATAAATATCCGCAAATGCGCGGCGAACAGGATGATAGGCAAGCTTGCGCCTGAGGTAATAGTCTATGATTGTCCAGCCGTGCGTTACCGGCCATGAATCGTTATACATCCAGAAGATGGCGCTCGATGAGCTGAACATCCTCCTCCTGAAATTGTCTATGTATTCCCGCAGACCCTCCGACTGGATCAGAGCGCTGTAGAACGCATAGTCCTGCATACTCATCTCTTCAGGCGTAAGGCCCAGCCAGTCGGTCAGCTCACGATAACAGACCCCAACACCCTGCCAGAAATTGCATGAGTTGTCGTGAAACTCCCAAGACGGTGAGAACAGATACTGCTGTTCCTCCGGCAGAAATTGCTTCAGGGTAGCGAGAGAGGATGCACCCAGCACTCCTCCCTCATTCGGAAACCGGCTGACATTGTCCCGATACGCCCAGAAGTTGGTGCCGTCACTCTCCAGGCTGACATGCCATGGATGCTGATCGCCGACAGTCCGATCATTTGGATGCTGATGGTCCGGCGAATATGGCGAACTCGGCCAGTATGGACGCGACGTGTCCTCCCGGTTCATTATCCGTGGTATTTCCATATGATAAAGAGCATAGTCGGGGTGCGATTTGACACGGTCATAGCTCCAGTCCCAGGCAGCCACTTCCAGCTCATTGTTGCCGCACCACACGAGCAGGCTTGGATGAGCCGAGAGATCGCGGGTAACGAACTCGACCTCATTACGGACGTTATCGAGAAAATCGGGGTCGTCACCGGGGTATTTTGAGCAGGCAAACATGAAGTCGTGCCAGACAAGGATTCCAAGCTCATCGCAGGCATCCAGCAGTGCGTGGTCGGCATAATGCGCCCCACCCCATATTCGCAGAGCGTTGAAGTTAGCGCCGACTGCAAGCTCAGCCAGTTTTCGATAGTGCGCGGCATCAGGACGCGCATATATCATATCCGGTGGGACCCAATTGCCGCCCTTGGCGAATATCGGCTTGCCGTTGACTTCTATAATGAAATATGAGCCGGTTTCGGGATGAGGGTCCTGGTTTATGCGCACGCTTCGGATCCCGGTGCGGCGTCTTGCCGAATCGACAACCCCGCCCTCGATTATAATCTCGCACTCAATATCATAAAGCGGCTGGCCGCCATGCGTACGTGGCCACCAGAGCTTTGGATTTTCTATCTCGACTTTCAAATCCTGCCGGCTCATGCCCGCAGGCAGTTCGATTTCTCGTTCACGGGCAGCAACGTCGCCATTAACGCGGACACGCACAGTCGCCTTTACAGGCTCAGACTTTACGTTATCAATAAAAGCTCGGACATGCACCCAGGCGCGCTTATGATCGTCCGCAAGCTCCGGATAAACAGTCAGCGCGTCAATCCGCGCTGAATCCGTATACTCGAGACGCACCCCTTTCCAGATTCCGACATTGACCAGGCGGGGGTTCCAGTCCCAGGAAAAACTATACTGCGGTTTACGCTGCCACGCGCGCTTGTGGAGAAGGTGGTCCATCGAGGGATTATAACCCGCTCCAGGCTTATCGGACACACCGTAGAGGCCGCTCTCAATAGACACCGCCAGAACGTTTTCGCCATCTTGCAGCTTGCCGGTCACATCTATCCGGCAGGGAGTAAACGCGTTTGAATGGCGGCCTATCTCTATGCCGTTCAGATATATGATCGCATTGAGGTCCAGACCGTCAAAAACCAGCCATGCATGTTGGTTAACCGCCTCAACTGGAGCGAAAAACCTGGTCCGATAGACCCAGACCTGCTCCTCCACCCATCTTGCCGACAGAGCATTCGTGCCGTAGTTGCAATCGGCAATCAAGCCTGCACGCTCGAGGTCGAGATGGACTTCACCGGGCACGCTTGCGGGTATGAATGTCCTCTCGTCCACATCCTCGGCACAGTATGAATCGGGCTGGCCGTGCTGGCCATCGAAGCCCCTTATCTTCCAGGTTCCATTCAGACTCAGACTTGATATCACTGCTGCTGCACTGCTTTCGAACTGTCAAACCCTCGCACGCCGAAATCCTTGCCCCATGGGTCTATATCCGACATACCGGACGTGTCGATCATATCGGCTATTTTGTCGCGCCAGCCAAAAAGCACTTTGGGATCGTGCGAATAATTAACCATGTCATTAACAAGGCTCTTCGGCACAACTACAGCTTTACGGGCCTCATCCAGCCATTTGCGTTCATCTTTGGTCAATGAGTCGCCTTTTGCGTTGTATTTGTCTATTATGCTCTCCAGTATTTTGACATATGCAAAGTCTTCCAGGCCGTCACGATAGTTCTCCAGCCGAATCGTGGGTATAGGCTTGCCGCCGGGTCCGCAGCAAAATATAGAACCGTCACCGTTATGCTCGCCAAAAGATTTAGGATTCCAATTAGTGAAAGGACCACTTGTGATAGGCATATTGTCGTTCCAGAGCGCCAGTGAGTAGTATAGGAAGCCGTCCGGTCTGTACTTGGCAGTCATAGCGCCCATAAGGAGCCGGGACTCAATGGCGTCATATTCCACAAACCAGTTGGCATACGGATTGTGCGGACCGCAGCATATATACCACCAAACTTTCTTGCCGGCTGCCCTTGCCGCAACCACCTTGTCGAGATCATAGTCCGGTGTCAGCGGGCACCAGGCATCTATCGACTTTATGGGGCTGTCTTTGCCGCAACTGAGGTCCTTTGCCGTAGTCATAAGCAAAACATCCGGAAATGCGTTTTTCAGGCTCTTTGTTACACCTGCGATCTCTTCAAACCTGGCAGAACCTACCTCATCAAAACCGTATATATAGGCGTGATCAAGTATTCCAAGCTCCTTGCACTTTTCATATATAGGCTTGAAGTGATCCACGCTATTGCCTGCATTATCAATATTGCCGAGGTTGAACGCAACCAGTCGGCCCTGATCATGCAGGTGCTTCAAAATATCGTAGTCCGGCGGACCAGGATTGTACAAATGATCGAAGTTGACATAATAGTCGGCCAAAAAATCAGCGTAATCATATTTGAGCTTCTTTTGCCAGTTCTCCTCGCCGCAGATGTCCTTGATAACATGGTCACCTGTAAGAGCCGTTATTGCAGTTGGGATAGGTGTGCAGTCCGGCAGGGTAAATGACCTCACTTGAAGTATCACGCCCAGCACAACCGGCTTGGCTCCCTGAGCGGATACAGTCAATTTACCTTTATAAAGACCGGGAACTTGTCCTTTTGGAACCTTGACACGAACCCAGAATGTCTGCACGTTTTCCCAATCGATATCGACAGGGCCGACAAAGTCCAGTATAGGGTCCGGCCACCATCCAACATATGAAACCTTATAGCACGGCTCTTTGGTTTTGACATAACCGACCACATCGCAGTTTATATTTGATGCAGAAAGAACTTCCCCACTATTGGAGCGAAGATCGGACATGCCGACCGTAACACCTTTTAAGGTGGTAATCCCAGAGGGTGTAACTGCGACTTGAAAGCTCTCTTTCTCATTCCGGGCGGCGCTTATCGAGATTGACTTCAATGCTTCAACAGGCGGCGGCACGTCCCTCGGCAATACCTTCTTAGTTGAACTTGCAATGCCTACGAGCATACTCTCGGTCGGAATCTCGAGCTTCTTTAAGGAATCACGCAGGGTTATGAGGGTGAGCAGTCTGTTGAGCTGGCTGTCTATCACATCTACACGGGCTGAAAAACCTGCCAGGCTATTAAAATCCGTTTTATCCGCACTTTCAATGTAGTCCAGTTCTTTAGCCAAAATAGTCAGTCTGGAGTCTTGCTTCTTGCCAAGCAGTTTCGCGCACTTGTCCGCGGCATCCCGAGCTGCATTGATCCTTGAATTGATGAATGCAATTTCGTCCTTGAACATAGAAGCTGGAATTTCAGGCAGCGCCTCGCCCGGCTTGAGCAGGGTTATGTTGTCGATATAGACTCGAGTATCCTTTGTGGGGCAATTGGTGTAGAAGTGCACAATCGAAATATCAGAGCGGTCCACAGCATCCGGCATCTTGGAAATATCCACAACATATCTGTTGATCGATCTGCCGGGCAGCATATAGTCGTGCTGAAGACCGTTCCTGAACTCAGGCTTACTGTCTGATATAAACATGCTCAGCAATAATGATTCAGAGCCCGGATTGGCAATATCTATAACGAACCTGTCGTAGCCATTCCAGTCTTTTACTGTCGGCACACCCTGGAACGCAGGCCAATTCTCCATTCCGGCCTTCCAAGAGGGGGTATGGAATTCAAGCGAGTGTAAGCCGGAGGTGGCATACTTGTCGGAGAGTGTTATAGAATCCTGATCTGGTGATCTCATAGACCATGCGGCCGGATCATTGTCCGATTCAAAGTCGAAGAGCTTAACCGACGCAATCGCGCCAGCGCATTGAGCTGTCAGGAATACAAGGATGCCAAGAAAGAAAAAATGCGGACGAAACATGTGCTGCCTCTATATGCTGATGGAGTTGTACTTGAATACAACGACAGCTTATCATATCCGCATGAGAAATTCAATTAGCCTCTAATCCTAAGCAGCGATAGCCAATTCCTCTGTAAGACCACCAAGATTTACGAGATCGACCATTGCTTCGACTACCTGAGGATCGAACTGCTTAGCGGCATTCTGTTGAAGACGTATAACAACAGCTTTCGGCGAAAGCATCCTGTCCGCCCTTAAAGAACTCATAGCGTCAAAGGCATCAACAGCGCTCAAAATACGCGAAATCTGAGGTATCTTTTCACCCGCAAGGCCATCAGGATACCCTTGGCCATCATAACGCTCGTGATCATGTCCGGCAATCTCGCCGAGAGCCGCCATATCGGGACAGTCAGGTATGCAATTGAACGCCCGTATGGTCATTGCGGCATGGGCGCGCACAAGATCCAGTTCTTTATCGCTGAACCTGCCGGTTCGATTTACCAGATCGGAAGGTAAACCCAGGCGTCCGCAATCGTGGACAAGTCCGGCACGATAGGCCATATGCACATCTTCGCTTGACATGGACATGTGTTTTGCTAGCAACTTGGCATAGCGCGCAGCCCTTATGGAATGGCCCCGCGTAGACGGATCCTTAAGGTCCACCATTGCCGCTATTACATGCAAAATGCGCTCGATGCCTTCGTCATTGTCGATTTCACCGGTTACGGATATTTCAGCGCACATCTTTGAGACCAGCTTTGGAAGAGTCCTAACATCCATCAGGGACTTATAGAAAGCGGAGTCTTTTGTGGACCCGACAAAAGTCGCCCACAACTCACTTGACCATGCGCGCCCGGTAAGCCCGGCAAGAGAATGAAGTCCCCTGGAAAAGCTTATTCTGTTTGTAAAGCACCCGGCCATATCAACCGCATCAGCAAGGCAGAGTATTTGGCCTCCAATCGGAATTTCGCCAGATGATAGACCTTCAGGAAAGCCCATCCCATTCCACCACTCATGATGAGTCCTTACATACTCGGCAACATCCATCATGCCCGGCAGCCAATTGATGATTGCCTCGCCGCGTTGAGAATGCTCCATTATGTATTGATCATTCGTCTGAAGTTGAAGAGTGTTATAGGTAGCAATATGCTTAAGAGACCCCACCGCCCCTATATCATGAAGCAAACCCGCGTAGAAAGCATTGCTGCGGATATCTGGCGATATAACCGATGCAATATACTGGCCCAACAGCGCCACTCGCCAGGAATGATAATAACATCCATCGGGGTTGATGTCGGTCATGTAAGATACTGCGGCTAGCAACTCAGCGGGGCTCATGTGCTTTCTGTTCCTGTTCCCGAACGGGCTATTATTGGCCAGAAGCCCGGCTCGTAAAGGCAAACGCGATCCACTTTCAGCGTCAGCCATTGTTTTATATTCCATATTCTGCCGGAAATCCGACAGCATCAATGAAAACAATTTGAGATTGAAACAGATACTGATTCGATGTGAGTTTGAGGGGTGAAATAGTTGCGATCTTATCCCTCCAGGTAAGATACCTGGAGGGATAAGATGGAGAAGAGAAATTACATTCCGTAGTCGCCCATACCGGGAGCGCCGCCCGGCATAGGGGGCTGCTTTGGCTCGGGCTTCTCAGCTATCAGGCTCTCTGTGGTAAGGATCAGAGAACCGATACTGGACGCGTTCTGCAGGGCAGAGCGGGTGACCTTGACCGGATCCACAACACCGGCCTTGATCATATCCTCATACTTCTCAGTGGCGGCGTTGAAACCGACGCCTTTCTTCTCGCCCTTGATCTTCTCGACCACGACGCTGCCTTCGTGACCGGCGTTCTCGGCGATCTGACGGAGCGGCTCTTCAAGAGCTCTGCGCACGATTGCAGCGCCGACCTTCTCGTCGTCATTGGCACCGATGTTCTCCAGCGCGGGAATAACGTTCACTAATGTCACGCCGCCGCCCGGGACAATGCCTTCCTCAACGGCTGCGCGGGTCGCTGAAAGAGCGTCTTCAAAGCGATGCTTCTTCTCTTTGAGTTCGGTCTCGGTGGCTGCGCCGACCTTGATCACGGCCACACCACCGGAAAGCTTGGCAAGCCTCTCCTGCAGTTTTTCGCGGTCGTAGTTGGAGTCGGTGCTCTCAATCTGATTTCTGATCTGAGCAATACGGCCCTGAACGGCCTCAGCGGATCCTTTGCCCTCGATGATCGTGGTGTTCTCTTTGGTCACAACAATCTTCGCGGCCTGACCGAGCATCGTGACATCGACGTTCTCGAGTTTGATACCGAGGTCTTCGGAAATAAACTGGCCGCCGGTAAGCACTGCGATATCTTCGAGCATAGCCTTGCGCCTGTCGCCGAAGCCCGGAGCCTTAACTGCCACAACCTGCAGTGTGCCTCTGAGCTTGTTAACGACCAGGGTCGCCAGGGCGTCGCCGTCAACGTCTTCGGCAATAATCACGATAGGCTTTCTTGTCTGAGCGATCTTCTCCAAAAGTGGAATAAGATCGGCGGCGGCTGAAATTTTCTTCTCGTGAATGAGAATGATCGGGCTCTCAAGGACCGCTTCCATCCTCTCGCCGTCGGTCACCATGTAGGGTGAAATATAGCCCTTGTCGAACTGCATTCCCTCGACGAGTTCGATAGCCGTATCGGTGCCCTTGGACTCCTCAATGGTGATGACGCCGTCTTTGCCGACGTTCTCGATGGCCTCGGCGATCAGCTTGCCGATCTCGGGGTCATTACCGGAAATCGAAGCTACCTGCTCGACCTCTTCCTTACCCGCAACCGGAATAGAGAGCTTCTTGATCTCTTCAACCGCCTTCTCGACCGCAAGCTCGATACCGCGCTTGACGGCAATCGGGTTGCCGCCTGCCGCGACATAGCGCAGACCTTCGCGAACTATGCTCTCGGCAAGGACCGTGGCTGTGGTGGTTCCGTCACCGGCCACATCGTTGGTCTTGGAAGCGACCTCGCGCACGAGCTGCGCGCCCATATTCTCATACGGGTCTTCGAGTTCGATTTCCTTTGCGACAGTGACGCCGTCCTTAGTGATTGTGGGGCTGCCCCACTTCTTGTCTAAAACAACATTCCGGCCCTTGGGGCCTAGTGTTACCTTGACCGCCGCGGCAACCGTAGTCGCGCCGCGCTCGAGCGCCCGGCGGGCCTCTTCGTCAAATTTTATAATCTTAGCTGACATTAATGTCTCCTTCAAAATAGCTGAGAGCCGAGAGTGGAGAGCTAAGAGCCCGGAACTGTCAGCGCTCAGTTATACCTAAAATTGCTCCGGCTCCAATAGAGCCGAAGCCGAGGTCGCAGACCCCTTTTTCATCTACTCTTTTATTGCGAAGATAGA of Armatimonadota bacterium contains these proteins:
- a CDS encoding sugar-binding domain-containing protein, which translates into the protein MISSLSLNGTWKIRGFDGQHGQPDSYCAEDVDERTFIPASVPGEVHLDLERAGLIADCNYGTNALSARWVEEQVWVYRTRFFAPVEAVNQHAWLVFDGLDLNAIIYLNGIEIGRHSNAFTPCRIDVTGKLQDGENVLAVSIESGLYGVSDKPGAGYNPSMDHLLHKRAWQRKPQYSFSWDWNPRLVNVGIWKGVRLEYTDSARIDALTVYPELADDHKRAWVHVRAFIDNVKSEPVKATVRVRVNGDVAAREREIELPAGMSRQDLKVEIENPKLWWPRTHGGQPLYDIECEIIIEGGVVDSARRRTGIRSVRINQDPHPETGSYFIIEVNGKPIFAKGGNWVPPDMIYARPDAAHYRKLAELAVGANFNALRIWGGAHYADHALLDACDELGILVWHDFMFACSKYPGDDPDFLDNVRNEVEFVTRDLSAHPSLLVWCGNNELEVAAWDWSYDRVKSHPDYALYHMEIPRIMNREDTSRPYWPSSPYSPDHQHPNDRTVGDQHPWHVSLESDGTNFWAYRDNVSRFPNEGGVLGASSLATLKQFLPEEQQYLFSPSWEFHDNSCNFWQGVGVCYRELTDWLGLTPEEMSMQDYAFYSALIQSEGLREYIDNFRRRMFSSSSAIFWMYNDSWPVTHGWTIIDYYLRRKLAYHPVRRAFADIYVIPVIDGDKVRVYGVNDTPDEWRGTARYGVFELKGGLPLDKSVEVVLAPNASTIIGEFDLAELRSIGAENSGAYALLIKNGHTIAQNRRFIARFKDLDFAKPEISITRRGEKAVFSSPVFVWAACIDTAGESDISDDVFDLIPGVEYEINWPADRPLPQVTRCARVNAS
- a CDS encoding glycoside hydrolase domain-containing protein, with product MFRPHFFFLGILVFLTAQCAGAIASVKLFDFESDNDPAAWSMRSPDQDSITLSDKYATSGLHSLEFHTPSWKAGMENWPAFQGVPTVKDWNGYDRFVIDIANPGSESLLLSMFISDSKPEFRNGLQHDYMLPGRSINRYVVDISKMPDAVDRSDISIVHFYTNCPTKDTRVYIDNITLLKPGEALPEIPASMFKDEIAFINSRINAARDAADKCAKLLGKKQDSRLTILAKELDYIESADKTDFNSLAGFSARVDVIDSQLNRLLTLITLRDSLKKLEIPTESMLVGIASSTKKVLPRDVPPPVEALKSISISAARNEKESFQVAVTPSGITTLKGVTVGMSDLRSNSGEVLSASNINCDVVGYVKTKEPCYKVSYVGWWPDPILDFVGPVDIDWENVQTFWVRVKVPKGQVPGLYKGKLTVSAQGAKPVVLGVILQVRSFTLPDCTPIPTAITALTGDHVIKDICGEENWQKKLKYDYADFLADYYVNFDHLYNPGPPDYDILKHLHDQGRLVAFNLGNIDNAGNSVDHFKPIYEKCKELGILDHAYIYGFDEVGSARFEEIAGVTKSLKNAFPDVLLMTTAKDLSCGKDSPIKSIDAWCPLTPDYDLDKVVAARAAGKKVWWYICCGPHNPYANWFVEYDAIESRLLMGAMTAKYRPDGFLYYSLALWNDNMPITSGPFTNWNPKSFGEHNGDGSIFCCGPGGKPIPTIRLENYRDGLEDFAYVKILESIIDKYNAKGDSLTKDERKWLDEARKAVVVPKSLVNDMVNYSHDPKVLFGWRDKIADMIDTSGMSDIDPWGKDFGVRGFDSSKAVQQQ
- a CDS encoding HD domain-containing phosphohydrolase, which encodes MADAESGSRLPLRAGLLANNSPFGNRNRKHMSPAELLAAVSYMTDINPDGCYYHSWRVALLGQYIASVISPDIRSNAFYAGLLHDIGAVGSLKHIATYNTLQLQTNDQYIMEHSQRGEAIINWLPGMMDVAEYVRTHHEWWNGMGFPEGLSSGEIPIGGQILCLADAVDMAGCFTNRISFSRGLHSLAGLTGRAWSSELWATFVGSTKDSAFYKSLMDVRTLPKLVSKMCAEISVTGEIDNDEGIERILHVIAAMVDLKDPSTRGHSIRAARYAKLLAKHMSMSSEDVHMAYRAGLVHDCGRLGLPSDLVNRTGRFSDKELDLVRAHAAMTIRAFNCIPDCPDMAALGEIAGHDHERYDGQGYPDGLAGEKIPQISRILSAVDAFDAMSSLRADRMLSPKAVVIRLQQNAAKQFDPQVVEAMVDLVNLGGLTEELAIAA
- the groL gene encoding chaperonin GroEL (60 kDa chaperone family; promotes refolding of misfolded polypeptides especially under stressful conditions; forms two stacked rings of heptamers to form a barrel-shaped 14mer; ends can be capped by GroES; misfolded proteins enter the barrel where they are refolded when GroES binds), which translates into the protein MSAKIIKFDEEARRALERGATTVAAAVKVTLGPKGRNVVLDKKWGSPTITKDGVTVAKEIELEDPYENMGAQLVREVASKTNDVAGDGTTTATVLAESIVREGLRYVAAGGNPIAVKRGIELAVEKAVEEIKKLSIPVAGKEEVEQVASISGNDPEIGKLIAEAIENVGKDGVITIEESKGTDTAIELVEGMQFDKGYISPYMVTDGERMEAVLESPIILIHEKKISAAADLIPLLEKIAQTRKPIVIIAEDVDGDALATLVVNKLRGTLQVVAVKAPGFGDRRKAMLEDIAVLTGGQFISEDLGIKLENVDVTMLGQAAKIVVTKENTTIIEGKGSAEAVQGRIAQIRNQIESTDSNYDREKLQERLAKLSGGVAVIKVGAATETELKEKKHRFEDALSATRAAVEEGIVPGGGVTLVNVIPALENIGANDDEKVGAAIVRRALEEPLRQIAENAGHEGSVVVEKIKGEKKGVGFNAATEKYEDMIKAGVVDPVKVTRSALQNASSIGSLILTTESLIAEKPEPKQPPMPGGAPGMGDYGM